A single genomic interval of Primulina huaijiensis isolate GDHJ02 chromosome 7, ASM1229523v2, whole genome shotgun sequence harbors:
- the LOC140981802 gene encoding uncharacterized protein, with product MDSRGRGSRSNSAGMTLNTMLSDKQGAIRQGGEQFPRVHSNRTLSDIIRDESGSTAHYYAGKKSWRHFKDKLRRRRGAAWTSTFSTPASDIPINNRSMNRRPSGGFPSDMAHPVDISAVPDVDPELMSNPRNMPSLQRNASRAMERASGRPEHMHARGLRRLQREDNGSDDDDEYHDDEDEEYKSEEGESGCGEEEYEEEASAGGQQPARMSLMSLLAETDREMGLDGSSYMLDEEDEDEDEDGDGNDGEYNSCCVCMVRHKGAAFIPCGHSFCRLCSRELWAQRGNCPLCNNYILEILDIF from the coding sequence ATGGATTCAAGAGGCAGAGGCAGCCGGAGTAATTCAGCCGGCATGACACTAAACACAATGCTCAGCGACAAACAAGGGGCAATTCGACAAGGCGGAGAACAATTTCCTCGGGTCCATTCAAATCGTACCCTCTCAGACATAATCCGTGATGAATCCGGAAGTACGGCTCACTATTATGCTGGCAAGAAGAGCTGGAGGCATTTCAAGGACAAGCTCCGCCGCCGCCGTGGCGCAGCCTGGACATCCACCTTCTCCACACCTGCTTCAGACATCCCCATCAACAATCGCTCGATGAACCGCCGTCCATCCGGCGGATTCCCGTCCGACATGGCTCATCCAGTTGACATTTCAGCCGTCCCCGATGTGGACCCAGAATTGATGTCTAACCCGAGGAACATGCCAAGTCTCCAGAGAAACGCTAGTCGTGCCATGGAGAGAGCAAGCGGTAGACCGGAGCATATGCATGCACGGGGATTGAGGAGGTTGCAGAGGGAAGATAATGGTAGTGACGACGACGACGAATACCACGATGATGAGGACGAGGAATACAAAAGCGAGGAGGGAGAGAGTGGCTGTGGGGAGGAGGAGTATGAGGAGGAGGCCAGTGCAGGAGGGCAACAACCAGCGAGGATGTCGTTAATGTCGTTATTGGCCGAGACAGATCGAGAAATGGGTTTGGATGGATCATCTTACATGTTGGATGAGGAGGACGAAGACGAGGACGAGGACGGCGACGGGAACGACGGAGAGTATAACAGTTGTTGTGTATGCATGGTGAGGCATAAAGGAGCAGCCTTTATTCCTTGTGGGCATTCCTTTTGTAGGCTTTGTTCTAGAGAGCTTTGGGCTCAAAGAGGGAACTGTCCACTCTGCAACAATTACATCTTAGAGATTCTTGATATCTTCTAA